From the genome of Tenrec ecaudatus isolate mTenEca1 chromosome 1, mTenEca1.hap1, whole genome shotgun sequence:
AGTTTAAAACAGTATAAACATTTAAATCTGTGACAGCTCAACTTAGCCTATGAACTTAAATGCTAGgctattttaattttgttcagaATTATGAGGTCacaagataaaaccccaaaccaaactcactgccattgagtcattgccgACTCACAGTTGACCCTAAGGGACAGAGGAGAATTAAGCCCtgcaagtttccaagactataactttatgggagtagaaagtcccgtctttcttccaagaagtagatgttggttttgaactgctaactttgcaggtCATAGCCTAATgcttaagcactatgccaccaaggctccgtgAGGTCACAAGAGGGAGTtaagaaaagaagagaatgtaaggctgttttttggtttgttttcccggttttattggcacataatccacatcatataattcaatcacTTGATTATGTCAACAAGAATTTTATGATCATTacaacaatcaatttcagaacatctccCCCCCGCCCATgactaaatcacctttaaaatgagctgtgtaatcacattcagttctactgctccctccccctcctgtcttcactctttactccccaaatcccctcaccctccccatctaCCCTCCTACCTACTCTACAACCCCTACAATTTCTTgcatcaatttaaaaaatcattttattaggggctcatacaactcttatcttaaTTCATatgcacatcaattgtataaagcacatctgtgcattcattaccctcatcattctcaaaacatttgctctccacttaagcccctgtcatcagctcatttcccccctcccttcccactcccccctccctcatgaacccttgataatttataaattattattttgtcatatcttacactgtccgacgtctcctttcacccaccttttTTTTCCGAGTAAGAATGTAACTATATTTTCTTACAGATAATTCTAATATTGATTCAAcactttttcaaatttacaagatAAAACAAGGCTTAGAACTGGATCACTTGGCCCTTTCTCTTCTTATCACCTCCCAGTTCAAAATGCTTGCATCTTTTAATGACCAGCATCCTCTTGGACCTGCAGTTAGGCTCCACGCATTCAAGCCTCAGCACGATCTTCTTTGTGGTTTTAGCCTTCTTCCGGAAAATTGGCTTTGTCTGCCCACCATAGCCACTCTGCTTCCGATCGTAGCGCCTCTTTCCTTGCGCGTACAGGGAATCCTTGCCCTTCTTATACTGGGTCACTTTGTGAGGTTGATGCTTGCCGCACTTCTTACAGAAAGTTCTTCGGGTTTTGGGTACATTGACCATCTTTGCAGAAATATGGTCTTACGCCGTGTAAACAGGAACCCGAGAGCCTGCGATGCTCGCCTCACGCCGCTCGTGCCTAACCGGAAAGggctcacccacctttctgttgtcagccccccagggaagaggttatatacagctatatgtagatccttatcatcggttcctctctctaccccaccctccctccaccctcctggtatcaccactggtcctgaagagatcgtccgccctggattccctgtgtttccagttcctagctgtaccagtgtacatcctctggtctagccagatttgtaaggtagaattgggatcatgatagtgggtggggaggaagcatttaggaactagaggaaaattgtatgtttcatcgttactacactgcaccctgactgactcttctcctccccgcgacccttccataaggggatgtccaattgcctacagatgggctttggatcccattctgcactccccctcattcactatgatatggttttttgttctttgatatctgatccctcatcacatcgacacctcatgatcacataggctggtgtgctttttccatgtgggctttgttgctgctgagctagatggtcacttgtttaccttcaagcctttaagaccccagacactgtgtcttttgatagccgggcaccatcaagtttcttcaccacatttgcttatgcacccctttgtctttagtgatcgtatcagggaggtgagacacaatgatatgatttttttgttctttgatcttgCATCAATTATCTCCCTGCATTTACTCCATTTGGACCTGCTAAAccgaacagaaacaataaagaacgaaaatgaaatgaagtggtaaagataaaacaatagtaatataaagataaaaatactgcaatgaacaggaaagaaaagaccttCATCAATATGCCAAAAGCCAGGATCAAGCAAGAGATCTTTGCATCTAGAACAAATTCAAGTTgggtctagagcagcagttctcaacctgtaggttgtgacccctttgggggattgaaagaccctttcacaggtgtcaccaaagaccattggaaaactcaTATTTCCAGTGGTGGTAGGAAcaagacacggctcctctatttgtctccaggcaggtccgcccacatgcagatatgcccacatacgagtacccagtgtgaagactgttatcgatactacaccatacttcaagacaaattttcatttattcgtaattataaataaatcttTCACAATACATAACTACACAGTGACCCTTGCATCACTTAGTGTCTCTATGCAGCTACTCCTTTTGGACCTGTCAaactcaacagaaacaataaagaacaaaattgAAATGACGTGGTGAAgataaaacaatagaaatataaagataaaaacactgcagggagggcgggcaggggagggagagggaagaagtggggagctgattatcaggggctcaagtgggaagagaatgctttgaaaatgatgatggcagcacatgtgcaaatgtgatggacacattggaggaatgtatggattgtgataagaaatgtaagaacccccaagaaaagtattttttaaaaaagaaagaaaaatactgcaatgagcaggaaagaaaagacctcCATCAATACCCCAAAGGCCAGGagcaagcaagagatccttacatctagaacaaattcaggttgggtctagtagtaatgaaaataattttctggttgggggtcaccacaacatgaggaactgtattaatggtcaaggcattaggaagatagagaaccactggtctagagggaggtcaactggcctggTATCAAGTTTTATCTAGcctaatcaggatgacaatgatctaTGTTTGACAGTCAGGCTGTTCCAGACctttgtggctagaggggatctgccaggggCTTAATCGGACTAgatctctgcagatgggtttggggctcgccccatcccccacagccttccacaaattggtgttcacaatttaagttctaatacttttcctttgtcatatttgaattttgtacttgtcatctttggatcacacaagctggtgtgcttcttccttgtggacttcgtTGATGTCTCACGTagaggctgcttgtttgaagacaagcctcgaagaccccaggcgctattgcGATTGTTCGCAGGGTTTTCGCACcaccctttgctgtagcacccttctcttcagtgatcatttcttgAAGGCGAGTATCAAGCTGGgctatgttatcagaactaactgttcttgtatTGGCGCTAGAGTTAAGTAAgcacccagaatccatctgcttgcccATGAAATATACACAACAGGTTTGCATTGCTGGTCGTCTTATGTCAAACTTGAACCCCCATAAGACCCATTACATTAGCACCAGCAGCAAACCAACCAGCAAATAATCAAACAGagtttaaaaacacaaaaaaactaaaagcaggaaaacaaaaacccacataaCCAAAAAAGTGCAATGTTGGagtcatccccctgggggatAAGGTGATTGTACTGATGACATCAATTTCCCCAGTGACACAGCCCTCGGGCACTGTCGGCTCGGCATGAGGAGCCTGTGCGAGCACAGATCCACCGTGGGCCGCAGCCCATGAGTTGTTGCCCTGCACAGCTTGCTCTCCCGGTCTATTGAGCTCTGTTTAAGTAAGAAACCTGGTGCCAGGGGGAAACGTCCTGGGTCAGTTCTTCCATGAGCAGTTCCTTACTCAGTAGATCAAAACCTTTCATGTCACCGTAAGGGAGTCTCAAGGTACTAAATAGATGGTGactctgggtccctttccattaCACAATGCCCAAGTTGGGGGCTCCCCTCAAGGTCCAGTGACCACCAcctccacagtcctggggcagtccctctctgcttcctcccACTTCCGAATAGCTCAGTCCACAGCCTTCAGGTGCAGACAACTTTGCAGGCAGGGCTTAGTTCATTCAATCAGACCTCTGTGTTAAGGCTGTTTCTTAGCCTGGAGCCTTCACAAAGTGCTTCTTCCTTTTCCTTATGAGCTGCGTCAAAATAACACAGAGAAAGGAGAGGCACCTAGACTAAAGCTGGAGCAGTGTTAGTAGTTCTATTATATAACTAAAGCCGTTTAATTTGATTTGGCCTTCCCgttaatataaattaaaaagacTCCATAATTATCATATTTACCAATCAGGTTCTTTCCACATAATTATTATTTACCTTCTAGATTAATTGGCTGAGAAAGCCATCTCTAAATTCTAATAATATGTAATATCTTTTATTTTCAGGAGTGCATGATTATTTTGGGAAAAGAAATAATTGAATaggaaattaattttatatcttgCCCTACTTCCTCTGGATCACCTAGATCTCATTCATTTGTGGTttagctgttttgtttttaatattacatAGTCTCAAGCTTTACCGATCTATGGGAAGGTCCTCTAGGCTGTTAGTGGATCTGCTGCTGTATTAAGGACTGCAAGAACTAGTATATGCAGTCTTGGTGTTGTAAAATTCAAGCATTCCACTAAATGTATAGAATGATAGCCTATACTCAGATAATTTCCTCTTTCAACAGTTTTatcttctataccattggctaaactacTGACACTATCAATgcatagtggttacccactgggctgctaaccacaaggtcagtagttggaaaccactagccagtTCCGTGGAGGAAGAATGAAACTTTCCACTCTTGTGAAGCTATGCAGTCTCAGAGACTCGTAGAGGCATTCTGCCCTgcagtatagggtcactatgagttggcattgactagatggccatGGAAGTGATGGCCCAGAGGGAAGACTGATAATGTTGATAATGTTCTAATATAAATGACAACGATGTCTCTAAAGGAAACCAGAGACAtatgtaaaccatagatatatgaatggattttgagccttCACGTAATTCTATCCCCATTGTaagaacatggccctgcttgatgctccagCTCCTGAAGAGATAGATCACTGAAGGTATGGGTGCTAAGTGCGGAGAAGaatctagatggtgcctagctagcaGAAggaatagcgtctggagtctttaaacgcttgttttcaaacaagcagctttcTAAGTGAAACGTCAACTAGgtctccacgtggaagaagcacaccagactgtgatccaaggattgtaaataataaaacctaaaTCCAAAGGAGTGAatgctatcagagcttaaatcgtGAACCaggtggtttgcagaaggctatgaataacagtattgttagatgctatcaagttggtcccaacccatagcaaccctaagcaAAACTGCCCAGTCCCTcacccagcctcacaattgttcctatgcccgagtccattgttgcagccacagtgcagGCTTGTGTGTGTTCCTTTCCTGCCCCTCTACACGAcgtccgtctccagggactggtctctcctgaaaacatatctaaagtacgtaagatgaagttTCGCTATTCTTGTCTCGAAGGAACACCCTGGCcaaatttcttccaagacagagcaatttgtccttttagcagtccatggtacgttcaatattcttctccagcaccacaattcagatgtatCCATTTTCCTTCGGTCTAATttattcagcgtccaactttcacacacatatgagggaattgaaaatgccacggcttTGGCAGCCGCACCTTAGTTaatactcaaagtaacatctgtgcatttaatactctgaagaggtcttgtgttgTAGATTTACCCTGTGGAGTAGGttgtgtgatctcttgactgctgcctccataagcattgactggggattcaagcaagatagaattcttggcaacttccgcctttctccatttctcatggtgTGAAGAAAGAATTggtggtcttctttgcattgagttgtaacccagactgaaggctacaattGTTCTCTTCGTCAGCACGTGCgtcaagtgctcctcactttcaccaagcaagattgcgtcatctgcatattgcaggttggtaataagccttcctcccatcccgatgctgcattcttcttcatagaatgcaccttctctgatgattttctcagcttatagattgaataagtacaacGAGAAGCTACAACCCtgttgcacatctttcctgattttaaaccatgcagtctccCCGCGTTGtgttctcacaactgtctcttcctccatgtacaagttccgcatgagcacaatgcagtgttctggaattccattctcaaggctatccacagttagtctggaagctctgctggaacctgatcactttgggtggccctgctggcatttgaaataccagtgacatcgcttccagcatcacagcaagagaCAAGTCACTACAGtagaacaaactgacagacaagaggtggtggatgacagtggaagcctaaactccatttgcagggtacacacatggattaagcctctggtgactccccttTGACTTAGTTGAAGGGTGTGAATAGCCTGGTTATTAGACAGAGCATggttgattatggcagacatgTTTAGATTAAAATCTAGCCACCTTATCACTCGATCTCCCTTataatccattttaaatttgttctagcttttaatattttctgctttcttttagattgaggaTTTCCTGTTTTACTTGGTTATTGTTGctagttttattttttctgtatatgaaatccagggtaggtaaatctatagagacaataactggattagtgGTCCTCTGGGAGTGAGTCTGGCTGGGGAGGCTGaggggaaacggggagctaatactgacgaatacaagaatgaagaaaatgctctaaagtgGTTTGCGGTGGCggctgcacaactcttcttgatgtgactgaactcttGAATTGTGTGATGTCTGAATTATATGTTGACAGGACTGCTAAATTCTGTTAAAGTGCTAAAGAATACTAGGTAGTCATATTAATATTTTGTGATCTAATTTATACATTCTCTATACAGAAAACTTTCCCTCAGGTTAGTAAAGCAAATTCAAATTCTCGTTCCTCACACGttacagggagggaaggaagcagtgTATTTTAGAGTGAAGAAGAAAGACCCAATGCCCAGGATAGGCTTTCTGTCGATATGCTCTGAGGAAATCCAAATGATGTGTTAGTGTTTGCTATTAGACGGCCTATCAACGAGAAAGCAATTAACCCTGCTAGGACAATCTCTAGAGCCCTAGTGGTAGGCGGGGTTACACTTTGACCTGCTAACACAAAGACTGCGGTTCAAtaacatcagctgctcctcatgaaaaagaggagacttcctgcgcccataaagatttacag
Proteins encoded in this window:
- the LOC142436998 gene encoding large ribosomal subunit protein eL42-like, whose protein sequence is MVNVPKTRRTFCKKCGKHQPHKVTQYKKGKDSLYAQGKRRYDRKQSGYGGQTKPIFRKKAKTTKKIVLRLECVEPNCRSKRMLVIKRCKHFELGGDKKRKGQVIQF